ATATGCCGGGAGTTggtttatttcttcttgggACCGCCGAGAGGAGCACCGATGTCCTTGCCTCTCAGCTTGACACCGACCACTCTCTCGATCTTGGCCAAAAGTTGTTGGTTGGGAACGGCTCTACCGGCCTCGTAGTCGTTGATGACGGTGGGCTTTTCGTTGACACGGGTGGCAAGATCCTTTTGTGTTAAGTTCTTGTCTTGACGAGCCTTCTGTAAAGCACGGCCGACGTCCATACTGATCTTGGCAGGGGGAGCCACCTCGTTCTCACGGTCAATCTTGGTCAGA
The Sugiyamaella lignohabitans strain CBS 10342 chromosome A, complete sequence genome window above contains:
- the MBF1 gene encoding Mbf1p (Transcriptional coactivator; bridges the DNA-binding region of Gcn4p and TATA-binding protein Spt15p; suppressor of frameshift mutations; protein abundance increases in response to DNA replication stress; GO_component: GO:0005737 - cytoplasm [Evidence IEA,IEA]; GO_component: GO:0005739 - mitochondrion [Evidence IDA] [PMID 14576278]; GO_component: GO:0005739 - mitochondrion [Evidence IDA] [PMID 16823961]; GO_component: GO:0005634 - nucleus [Evidence IEA,IEA]; GO_component: GO:0005634 - nucleus [Evidence IC] [PMID 9710580]; GO_function: GO:0003677 - DNA binding [Evidence IEA,IEA]; GO_function: GO:0043565 - sequence-specific DNA binding [Evidence IEA]; GO_function: GO:0003713 - transcription coactivator activity [Evidence IDA] [PMID 9710580]; GO_process: GO:0045944 - positive regulation of transcription from RNA polymerase II promoter [Evidence IDA] [PMID 9710580]; GO_process: GO:0006355 - regulation of transcription, DNA-templated [Evidence IEA]; GO_process: GO:0006351 - transcription, DNA-templated [Evidence IEA]) — protein: MSNMGWDDVTVVGSKARVGGGGPRATVARSQAEINAAKRSGAVLSVEKKYTTGNKTASSEGQRLTKIDRENEVAPPAKISMDVGRALQKARQDKNLTQKDLATRVNEKPTVINDYEAGRAVPNQQLLAKIERVVGVKLRGKDIGAPLGGPKKK